From Draconibacterium halophilum, one genomic window encodes:
- a CDS encoding protein-L-isoaspartate(D-aspartate) O-methyltransferase has product MFRILIAILLVFAPMISVSQNDAFLNERQRMVKLQLENRGINDELVLAAFRQVPRHKFVLPRYAKFAYADSPLPINEGQTISQPYIVAYMTEVLNLSRSDRVLEVGTGSGYQAAILAQLCDSVFTIELFEALSRSAKKVFRQLEYNNIYCKVGDGYLGWPEKAPFDAIIVTCSPSHVPKPLEEQLAEGGRMIIPVGEGSIQKLVLLQKKKGKMRKKNELPVRFVPMINEGGKKY; this is encoded by the coding sequence ATGTTCAGAATTTTAATTGCCATACTGCTGGTGTTTGCACCAATGATAAGTGTTTCGCAAAACGATGCGTTTCTTAATGAACGCCAGAGAATGGTGAAACTACAACTTGAAAACAGAGGGATTAACGATGAATTGGTTTTAGCCGCATTTCGGCAAGTTCCGCGGCACAAATTTGTTTTACCTCGATATGCAAAATTCGCTTATGCCGACTCTCCATTACCTATAAACGAAGGGCAAACTATTTCTCAACCTTATATTGTTGCATACATGACCGAGGTTTTAAACCTTAGTCGTTCAGACCGTGTTTTGGAGGTTGGAACCGGATCGGGCTACCAGGCGGCTATTTTAGCACAATTATGCGATTCGGTTTTTACCATCGAGCTTTTTGAAGCATTGAGCAGGTCGGCTAAAAAGGTATTCCGACAATTGGAGTACAATAATATTTACTGCAAAGTTGGTGATGGTTACCTGGGGTGGCCTGAAAAAGCACCTTTTGATGCCATTATTGTTACCTGTTCGCCATCGCATGTGCCCAAACCTTTGGAAGAGCAGTTGGCTGAAGGTGGCAGAATGATAATCCCCGTAGGCGAAGGCAGTATACAAAAACTAGTGCTTTTACAGAAAAAGAAAGGTAAAATGCGAAAGAAAAATGAATTGCCCGTTCGGTTTGTACCCATGATTAATGAGGGTGGAAAGAAATATTAG
- a CDS encoding RrF2 family transcriptional regulator, which translates to MKFSTRTRYGLRAILEIALNGNENGIYQKDIAANQNISYKYLDQIINSLKVAGLVTKAGGRRSGYVLNCKPSEITVYDIHSAFEHGVCVVDCVSDNYKCDRKDICAPFGFWEKLNSQIVQILKSTTLEELMAEQVKLEEFVH; encoded by the coding sequence TTGAAATTTAGTACAAGAACACGATATGGATTAAGGGCTATTCTTGAAATAGCATTAAATGGCAATGAGAATGGAATCTACCAAAAAGATATTGCCGCCAACCAAAATATATCCTATAAATACCTCGATCAAATTATCAACTCGTTAAAAGTGGCCGGCCTTGTAACTAAAGCCGGTGGCCGGCGAAGTGGCTATGTTCTGAACTGTAAGCCGTCGGAAATTACGGTTTACGACATTCACAGCGCTTTTGAGCATGGTGTTTGTGTAGTTGACTGCGTATCTGACAACTACAAATGTGATCGAAAAGACATTTGTGCACCGTTTGGCTTTTGGGAAAAATTAAACAGTCAAATTGTTCAGATACTGAAATCAACTACACTTGAAGAGTTGATGGCTGAACAGGTAAAACTCGAAGAATTTGTTCATTAA
- a CDS encoding PQQ-dependent sugar dehydrogenase encodes MKSLAFVITGLLFFFSASVNAQDGAQLYGQNCASCHGANLGGGNAASLVDGIWQFGAEDGYVFRNIKFGIAHLGMPSYEATLNDGEIRAIMSYIREAENKVGAQKPPIAKEIETLDYKIDVEIFAEGLEVPWAIDFIDENTALITERPGRLRVVENGSLLDEPVRNTPEVLNEGQGGLLDVAVDPDYNENGWIYLAYSHVLTSGYDGNRPPAMTRIVRGQIENNTWTDEEVLFEAPHETYRTTRHHYGCRIVFDPWGHLYFAIGDRGAGYQAQDFTLPNGKVHRIYKDGTIPDDNPFVDEEGAIPSLFSLGNRNIQGMAIHPQTGELWVTEHGPMGGDELNRIEWGKNYGWETITYGKNYNGTVITEVTHKPGMEQPNLYWRPSIAVCGLDFYRGDLFSKWKNKLLVGALKYEEVRLLQIEGDKVIHQEVIVKNQGRVRAVSTGPDGAIYVVLNKPGTVIKLVPKNE; translated from the coding sequence ATGAAATCACTAGCTTTTGTAATCACAGGTTTATTGTTCTTTTTTTCTGCTTCTGTTAATGCACAGGATGGTGCACAATTGTATGGTCAGAACTGCGCTTCGTGCCATGGCGCTAATTTAGGCGGAGGAAACGCAGCAAGTTTGGTCGACGGAATTTGGCAATTTGGTGCCGAAGACGGCTATGTTTTCCGAAATATAAAATTTGGTATTGCGCATTTGGGAATGCCATCTTACGAAGCAACGCTTAACGACGGAGAAATTCGCGCGATTATGTCGTATATCCGTGAAGCGGAAAATAAGGTAGGTGCTCAAAAACCGCCCATTGCCAAAGAAATAGAAACGCTTGATTATAAAATTGATGTGGAGATTTTTGCTGAAGGACTGGAAGTTCCGTGGGCAATCGATTTTATTGATGAAAATACAGCTTTAATAACCGAACGTCCGGGCCGACTGCGAGTGGTTGAAAACGGGAGCTTGCTTGATGAGCCTGTAAGAAATACACCCGAAGTTTTGAATGAAGGGCAGGGTGGTTTGCTGGACGTTGCTGTTGATCCCGACTACAACGAAAATGGCTGGATCTACCTCGCTTATAGTCATGTGTTAACAAGTGGTTACGATGGAAACCGACCTCCTGCAATGACCCGCATTGTACGTGGACAAATTGAAAACAACACATGGACCGATGAGGAAGTATTGTTTGAAGCGCCACACGAAACCTACAGAACAACACGCCACCACTATGGCTGTCGGATTGTTTTCGATCCGTGGGGACATTTGTATTTTGCCATTGGCGACCGCGGTGCCGGATACCAGGCGCAGGATTTTACCTTGCCAAACGGGAAAGTTCACCGCATTTATAAAGACGGAACTATTCCTGACGACAATCCTTTTGTTGATGAAGAAGGAGCAATACCATCTTTATTCTCGCTGGGAAACCGAAATATTCAGGGAATGGCTATTCATCCGCAAACAGGCGAGCTGTGGGTAACCGAGCATGGCCCGATGGGTGGCGATGAGCTGAATCGGATTGAGTGGGGTAAAAACTACGGCTGGGAAACTATAACTTACGGCAAAAACTATAACGGCACTGTTATTACAGAAGTAACTCATAAACCCGGAATGGAGCAACCCAATTTGTATTGGCGCCCATCGATTGCTGTTTGTGGTCTCGATTTTTACCGTGGAGATCTTTTCAGTAAATGGAAAAATAAATTATTGGTGGGAGCTTTAAAATACGAAGAGGTTCGTTTACTTCAGATTGAAGGAGACAAAGTGATTCATCAGGAGGTAATTGTAAAAAATCAGGGACGAGTGCGCGCTGTGTCAACCGGACCCGATGGAGCCATTTATGTTGTGCTGAATAAGCCGGGAACGGTTATTAAATTAGTTCCGAAAAACGAGTAA
- a CDS encoding SDR family NAD(P)-dependent oxidoreductase produces MKNVALITGASTGIGRELAHIHAEKSGDLVIVARSKDKLVALKSELEKKHDIEVFVIAKDLGKPEAPKEIYDEIKKAGIEIEFLINNAGFGGVGVFHELDYEQHMDMINLNIKTLTAITRLFLPDFVERNSGKILNNSSTASLMPGPLQAVYFASKAYVRSLSNALSEELAHTNITVTNLMPGATETEFGASSGMDKTAMFKKPASARKVAEAGYNAMIKGKIDVISGLTSAQKFMMAFIPFMPKKLLLKTVKNMQQTD; encoded by the coding sequence ATGAAGAATGTTGCACTAATAACCGGCGCATCAACCGGGATAGGAAGAGAGCTGGCTCATATTCATGCCGAAAAAAGTGGCGACCTGGTAATTGTTGCCCGCAGTAAAGACAAACTCGTAGCATTAAAAAGTGAGCTCGAAAAAAAGCATGATATTGAGGTTTTTGTTATTGCCAAAGATTTAGGAAAACCTGAGGCACCAAAAGAAATTTACGATGAAATTAAAAAGGCCGGTATCGAAATTGAATTTCTAATAAACAACGCTGGTTTTGGAGGTGTTGGCGTATTTCACGAACTGGATTACGAACAACACATGGACATGATCAACTTGAATATTAAAACTTTAACTGCGATAACCCGTTTATTCCTTCCCGATTTTGTTGAGCGGAACTCCGGGAAAATTCTGAATAACTCATCTACTGCCAGTTTAATGCCCGGACCGTTACAGGCGGTATATTTTGCCTCGAAAGCTTATGTGCGCTCACTCAGCAACGCACTTTCGGAGGAATTGGCACACACAAACATTACCGTTACCAACCTGATGCCCGGAGCCACCGAAACTGAATTTGGCGCCTCATCGGGAATGGACAAAACAGCCATGTTTAAAAAACCAGCCAGTGCACGCAAGGTTGCCGAAGCCGGTTACAATGCCATGATAAAAGGAAAGATCGATGTAATCTCGGGATTAACAAGTGCCCAAAAATTTATGATGGCATTTATTCCATTTATGCCCAAAAAGCTATTATTAAAAACGGTTAAGAACATGCAGCAAACCGATTAA